In Aerococcus loyolae, a genomic segment contains:
- the lysS gene encoding lysine--tRNA ligase: MAKENQKHEAMNDQMQVRREKVDELIENGYQPFAKGFKRDALAQEIHDQYEAFDKDELADKAVFVNIAGRLMTKRGKGRAGFGHIQDGSGQIQIYVRKDEIGDKDYMDIWKKADLGDIIAVSGYVMRTNTGELSVKAEELKHLTKALRPLPDKYHGLQDKEQIYRQRHLDLITNRESYDRFVTRSKIISEIRRFLDQRGYLEVETPVLHNIPGGANARPFVTHHNALDIDLYLRIALELHLKRLIVGGMEKVYEIGRVFRNEGIDHTHNPEFTLLELYTAYSDMWDVMDLVEELYHHIASQVVGSTTIPYGDHQLDFSGQWRRVHMVDAIKEATGVDFWQEMTDEEARQLAKDHHVEVKDTDDFGKVVNEFFETFVEETLIQPTFVYGHPKSISPLARANEEDSRFTDRFEAFIAGAEAGNAFTELTDPIDQRQRFEAQVKERELGDDEAQHMDEDFVEALETGMPPTGGLGIGIDRLVMIFTNSDSIRDILLFPTMRNK; encoded by the coding sequence ATGGCAAAGGAAAACCAAAAGCATGAAGCGATGAATGACCAAATGCAAGTCCGTCGCGAAAAAGTAGATGAATTAATAGAAAATGGCTACCAACCATTTGCGAAAGGCTTCAAGCGCGATGCCCTCGCTCAAGAAATCCATGACCAGTATGAAGCTTTTGACAAGGATGAACTGGCTGATAAGGCAGTTTTTGTTAATATTGCTGGCCGCCTCATGACAAAAAGAGGGAAGGGACGGGCAGGTTTTGGTCATATCCAAGATGGGTCTGGTCAAATTCAAATCTATGTTCGTAAAGACGAAATTGGCGACAAGGATTATATGGATATCTGGAAGAAGGCTGACCTCGGTGATATTATCGCTGTTTCAGGTTATGTGATGCGGACCAATACCGGGGAATTATCGGTTAAGGCAGAAGAATTAAAACATCTAACCAAGGCGCTGCGTCCCCTTCCTGACAAATACCATGGTTTACAAGACAAGGAACAAATCTACCGTCAACGCCATTTGGACTTGATTACTAACCGGGAGAGCTATGACCGCTTTGTTACCCGGTCAAAGATCATCAGTGAAATCCGTCGTTTCCTTGACCAACGTGGCTATTTAGAAGTGGAAACCCCAGTTTTACATAACATTCCTGGGGGAGCAAATGCCCGTCCTTTCGTTACTCACCATAATGCTTTAGACATTGATTTATACCTACGTATTGCTTTGGAACTCCACCTCAAGCGCTTAATCGTAGGAGGAATGGAAAAAGTTTATGAAATTGGTCGGGTCTTCAGAAATGAAGGGATTGACCACACCCACAATCCTGAGTTCACCTTGTTGGAACTCTATACTGCTTATAGCGATATGTGGGACGTGATGGACTTAGTCGAAGAATTATACCACCATATTGCTAGCCAAGTGGTGGGATCAACCACTATTCCTTATGGGGACCACCAATTAGACTTTTCTGGTCAATGGCGCCGGGTCCACATGGTTGATGCTATTAAAGAGGCGACCGGGGTCGACTTCTGGCAAGAAATGACCGATGAAGAAGCGCGTCAGCTAGCTAAAGACCACCATGTTGAAGTCAAAGACACAGATGACTTTGGCAAGGTAGTTAACGAATTCTTTGAAACTTTTGTGGAAGAAACCCTAATTCAACCAACCTTTGTTTATGGTCATCCTAAGTCAATTTCACCATTGGCACGGGCCAATGAAGAAGATAGTCGCTTTACTGACCGCTTTGAAGCCTTTATTGCTGGAGCGGAAGCAGGGAACGCCTTTACTGAATTGACTGACCCAATTGACCAACGGCAACGTTTCGAAGCTCAAGTCAAGGAAAGAGAACTTGGTGACGATGAAGCCCAACACATGGATGAAGACTTCGTGGAAGCCCTAGAAACCGGGATGCCACCAACGGGCGGTCTAGGAATTGGGATTGACCGTTTGGTAATGATCTTCACCAACTCCGACTCTATCCGCGACATCCTACTCTTCCCAACCATGCGTAATAAATAA
- the dusB gene encoding tRNA dihydrouridine synthase DusB, translating to MIKIGNIEITNPIAVAPMAGVSNAAFRTIVKAQGAGLVVCEMISDQGIHFRNKKTLSMLHIEDEEWPLSVQIFGGQADSLAEAAQFIEANTKAAIIDINMGCPVNKVVKTDAGSKALLDPNEVYKRVKTVADAVSIPVTVKMRTGWDDDHILAVENALAAQEAGAKMIAMHGRTREQMYTGKANWDIIKQVSQKLSVPFYGNGDIRTPEEAKYALDNYGVDGVMVGRGCLGNPWVIHRMVHYVETGELLPEKTGLERIEACKDHLTRLVDLKGESVGVREFRSMVAYYLKGIPRSAKVKVACTQADSYQEVVDLLNDFAKATKEREKAPKRKRLSREERLAQREAAKNR from the coding sequence ATGATCAAAATCGGCAATATTGAAATCACAAACCCCATTGCGGTCGCTCCGATGGCTGGTGTCTCTAACGCCGCCTTCCGAACCATTGTCAAGGCCCAGGGAGCGGGACTGGTTGTTTGTGAAATGATTTCTGACCAAGGGATTCATTTTAGAAACAAAAAGACCCTATCCATGCTGCATATTGAGGATGAAGAGTGGCCGCTTTCCGTGCAGATCTTTGGCGGTCAGGCCGACTCCTTAGCTGAAGCGGCCCAATTTATTGAAGCTAATACCAAGGCTGCCATCATTGATATCAACATGGGCTGCCCGGTTAATAAAGTGGTGAAGACCGATGCGGGATCAAAGGCGCTCTTAGATCCTAATGAGGTCTATAAGCGGGTAAAGACGGTTGCCGATGCAGTTTCTATCCCAGTCACAGTGAAAATGCGGACGGGTTGGGACGATGACCATATCCTAGCCGTGGAAAATGCCCTGGCAGCCCAAGAAGCTGGTGCGAAGATGATTGCTATGCATGGTAGAACCCGGGAGCAAATGTATACCGGTAAGGCTAACTGGGACATTATCAAGCAAGTCAGTCAAAAGCTCTCGGTGCCTTTCTACGGCAATGGAGACATCCGAACTCCCGAAGAAGCCAAGTACGCCCTCGACAATTATGGGGTTGATGGCGTCATGGTCGGACGCGGTTGCCTAGGTAACCCCTGGGTAATCCACCGCATGGTCCATTATGTGGAGACCGGGGAACTCCTCCCTGAAAAAACCGGTCTGGAGCGGATTGAAGCCTGCAAGGACCACTTGACCCGACTGGTTGACTTAAAAGGGGAAAGTGTTGGAGTCCGTGAATTTCGTTCCATGGTGGCTTATTATCTCAAAGGAATCCCTCGTTCGGCTAAGGTCAAGGTGGCCTGTACCCAGGCTGATTCCTACCAAGAAGTCGTTGACCTGTTAAACGATTTCGCTAAGGCAACCAAAGAACGCGAAAAGGCCCCTAAACGGAAACGTCTATCACGTGAAGAACGTTTAGCACAAAGAGAAGCTGCTAAAAACCGGTAA
- a CDS encoding pyridoxal-phosphate dependent enzyme, with protein MVEKLDNLLLTIGETPLIKLQRSVPYQAADVYVKLEKQNPTGHIKDRSLLNLLEVYEERGDLTSGTTLVVCADFVTIRSLACLAAIKGYDGDFFLNEVVSEADLKTLREYGMTIHPLSDPDKVTEQRQAAIESGQKEETLLLHPDSDYACSVVHQLTTGPEIIEALDGKAPNAFVSAVSTGASLSGIGRALKEASEKTAIYAVETSGQSSLNDLDMASDLPLLDTSLFAEIIRVQDGRAYQEQEWLKVNEGLEVDFQSALAITGAIALAERLGRGHKVVTIANGR; from the coding sequence ATGGTAGAAAAACTGGATAATTTGCTCTTGACCATTGGAGAGACTCCACTGATTAAATTACAGCGGTCAGTTCCTTATCAAGCAGCGGATGTTTATGTCAAATTAGAAAAGCAAAATCCCACTGGTCACATCAAAGACCGTTCCTTATTAAATCTGTTGGAAGTCTATGAAGAGAGAGGCGACCTAACCAGTGGGACGACGCTAGTGGTCTGCGCTGACTTTGTCACTATTCGTTCCTTGGCTTGCCTAGCGGCGATTAAGGGTTATGATGGCGACTTCTTCCTCAACGAAGTGGTCAGTGAGGCTGACTTGAAAACACTGCGTGAATACGGTATGACCATTCATCCTCTCAGCGATCCTGACAAAGTCACTGAGCAAAGACAAGCTGCCATTGAAAGTGGCCAAAAAGAAGAAACACTCTTGCTTCATCCTGATAGTGACTATGCCTGCTCGGTGGTCCACCAGCTGACTACGGGACCGGAAATTATTGAGGCCTTAGACGGGAAAGCTCCGAATGCCTTTGTCTCGGCGGTATCAACAGGAGCAAGTCTCTCTGGTATCGGCCGGGCCCTCAAAGAAGCATCGGAAAAGACCGCCATTTATGCTGTGGAAACAAGTGGTCAATCAAGCTTAAATGATCTTGACATGGCTAGCGACTTACCCCTCCTAGATACCAGTCTCTTTGCTGAGATTATCCGGGTCCAAGACGGCCGCGCTTATCAAGAACAAGAGTGGCTAAAGGTCAATGAAGGCCTTGAAGTCGACTTCCAATCTGCCCTAGCCATTACTGGAGCGATTGCCCTTGCCGAACGCCTCGGCCGGGGACATAAGGTAGTCACCATAGCTAATGGGCGGTAA
- the hslO gene encoding Hsp33 family molecular chaperone HslO translates to MTDKLIKAISKDGFVRCSVIDAGDLVEDARQRHDTWSAATAALGRTLIGTLLLAGDIKDDARMSVQIKGNGLGGKIVTTANGAGEVKGYIDNPHVSLDLNDQGKLDVRKVVGTEGTFSVTKDLGLKEPFSGQTPIVSGEIAEDFTYYLAASEQIPSAIGLGVLVNPDESVNKAGGWMLQVLPGASEETISRLERTVQDLPHITKLLSQHASLEEIIERLLGEGQANILSTHPISFTCDCTKERFAKGLVSLGSQELKAIIEEDGQAETVCHFCNSHYHYSKDDLEKLLEEAQA, encoded by the coding sequence ATGACAGATAAGTTAATTAAAGCAATTTCTAAAGATGGTTTTGTACGTTGTAGTGTGATCGACGCCGGTGACTTAGTGGAAGACGCCCGCCAACGCCATGATACCTGGAGCGCAGCCACAGCCGCTTTGGGGCGGACTTTAATCGGGACTTTGCTCTTAGCTGGCGATATTAAAGACGATGCCAGAATGTCGGTTCAAATTAAAGGAAATGGTCTAGGTGGAAAAATTGTCACGACCGCTAATGGAGCCGGCGAGGTCAAAGGTTATATTGACAATCCCCATGTCTCTCTCGACTTGAATGACCAAGGGAAGCTGGATGTCCGTAAAGTGGTTGGCACTGAAGGAACTTTTTCAGTCACTAAGGACCTGGGTTTGAAGGAACCTTTTAGTGGACAAACTCCGATTGTTTCGGGAGAGATTGCCGAGGACTTCACTTATTATTTAGCAGCTTCGGAACAAATTCCTTCTGCTATTGGCCTTGGCGTTTTAGTCAATCCGGATGAATCAGTCAACAAGGCAGGGGGTTGGATGTTACAAGTCTTACCGGGAGCGAGCGAAGAAACCATTAGCCGTTTGGAGCGCACCGTTCAAGATCTCCCTCACATCACTAAATTACTCAGCCAGCATGCCAGCCTGGAGGAAATTATTGAACGTCTCTTAGGTGAAGGCCAAGCCAATATCTTGTCTACCCATCCGATAAGCTTTACTTGTGACTGCACCAAGGAACGCTTTGCTAAGGGTTTAGTCAGCCTAGGCAGTCAGGAACTAAAAGCCATTATTGAAGAAGATGGTCAGGCAGAAACCGTTTGCCATTTCTGTAATAGTCATTATCACTACAGTAAGGACGACTTGGAAAAACTCCTAGAGGAGGCCCAAGCCTAG
- the ftsH gene encoding ATP-dependent zinc metalloprotease FtsH translates to MQRKGSKRPNNFFSSGLIIIVIFLALLGVVNFFSSGGNSAASEEINQSEFIQKLKDKEIETVQIKPRAGAYEITGKYREDKEGSESSTSNNIPILNNTELDQAKGFIVHVLPNDSTLSAINQAAEDSGTEVVAQEEDQTNMWISLIMSAIPLIFFVFIMYMMFSQTQGGGRNNPMQMGKSRVEDVSKKSRVKFSDVAGCEEEKEELVELVDFLRAPKKYHDIGARIPKGVLLEGPPGTGKTLLAKAVAGEANVPFYSISGSEFVEMFVGVGASRVRDLFDTAKKNSPAIIFIDEIDAVGRQRGAASGSGGHDEREQTLNQLLVEMDGFEEKDNVIVIAATNRSDVLDPALLRPGRFDRQILVGRPDVKGREAILKVHARNKPLAQNVDLKVIAQQTPGFTGAELENVLNEAALLAARLDKKRIEMVDVDEAQDRVIAGPAKPNSQPSLEERRVTAFHEAGHTVCGMVLSDARVVHKVTIVPRGKAGGYAVMLPKEDQTMHSKKNLHEQIVGLLGGRASEEIFFDTQTTGASNDFEQATSLARSMITEYGMSEELGPISYEGNHSMRGTNPYQQKSYSGETAAKIDQELRKVMDQALEEAKDILSQHKEQVRVIAEHLLKLETLNAKQIKSLFENGRLPEDDESQQSGHENEPISYEEAKENLKKSQIERQKKVQEEVDDSKEETISSPEEDRHEDDSNETQHDDASPQESNDDDQE, encoded by the coding sequence ATGCAAAGAAAAGGATCAAAGAGACCCAATAACTTTTTTTCCAGTGGTCTAATTATCATTGTCATTTTCTTGGCGCTTCTAGGAGTGGTGAATTTCTTCTCGTCAGGAGGGAATTCGGCTGCTTCAGAGGAAATTAACCAATCCGAATTCATTCAAAAACTGAAGGATAAAGAAATTGAAACGGTTCAAATTAAACCTCGCGCAGGCGCCTATGAGATCACCGGGAAGTACCGGGAGGACAAGGAAGGAAGTGAGTCATCAACTTCCAATAATATTCCGATATTAAATAATACTGAACTCGACCAAGCGAAGGGCTTCATTGTTCATGTATTACCTAATGACTCAACCCTGTCAGCCATTAACCAAGCGGCAGAAGATTCAGGGACCGAAGTCGTGGCCCAAGAAGAAGATCAAACGAATATGTGGATTAGTTTGATCATGAGTGCCATTCCCTTAATCTTCTTCGTCTTTATCATGTATATGATGTTCTCACAAACCCAAGGTGGGGGACGGAACAACCCCATGCAAATGGGAAAGAGCCGGGTAGAAGACGTCTCTAAAAAATCACGGGTGAAATTCTCTGACGTGGCTGGTTGTGAGGAAGAGAAGGAAGAACTGGTTGAACTGGTTGACTTCCTCCGTGCTCCCAAGAAATACCACGATATTGGTGCTCGGATTCCTAAAGGGGTGCTTCTGGAAGGACCTCCAGGGACTGGTAAAACCTTACTAGCCAAAGCGGTAGCCGGGGAAGCCAATGTACCTTTCTACTCCATCTCGGGGTCAGAATTTGTGGAAATGTTCGTCGGTGTCGGGGCTAGCCGGGTGCGTGACTTGTTTGATACGGCCAAGAAAAATTCGCCTGCTATCATTTTCATTGATGAAATTGATGCGGTTGGTCGGCAACGGGGCGCAGCTTCAGGGAGCGGTGGCCATGATGAACGTGAACAAACCTTGAACCAACTCTTAGTTGAAATGGACGGTTTTGAAGAAAAAGACAATGTGATCGTGATTGCAGCTACCAACCGTTCTGATGTCTTAGACCCAGCCTTATTACGTCCAGGACGTTTTGACCGCCAAATCTTAGTGGGTCGTCCAGATGTGAAAGGCCGGGAAGCCATTCTGAAAGTTCACGCCCGCAACAAGCCACTAGCTCAAAATGTCGACCTCAAAGTGATTGCCCAACAAACACCAGGCTTTACCGGGGCGGAATTAGAAAACGTCCTCAACGAAGCCGCCTTATTAGCCGCCCGTTTAGATAAGAAGAGAATCGAAATGGTGGATGTGGATGAAGCCCAGGACCGCGTTATCGCTGGTCCGGCTAAACCAAACAGCCAACCAAGCTTAGAAGAACGCCGGGTAACCGCCTTCCACGAAGCTGGACATACCGTCTGTGGTATGGTCTTAAGCGATGCTCGCGTTGTTCATAAGGTGACCATTGTTCCTCGTGGTAAAGCGGGGGGTTATGCAGTGATGCTACCTAAGGAAGATCAAACCATGCACTCCAAGAAAAACCTTCACGAACAAATTGTGGGGCTGCTTGGAGGACGTGCTTCAGAAGAAATCTTCTTCGACACCCAGACCACTGGGGCATCCAATGACTTTGAACAGGCAACCTCTTTAGCCCGTAGCATGATTACTGAATATGGGATGAGTGAGGAATTAGGTCCGATTTCTTATGAAGGAAACCACTCCATGAGAGGCACCAATCCTTACCAACAAAAATCTTATTCAGGTGAAACAGCGGCTAAAATCGACCAAGAGCTCCGCAAGGTTATGGACCAAGCCTTGGAAGAAGCCAAAGATATCTTAAGTCAGCATAAGGAGCAAGTCCGTGTGATTGCTGAACACCTCTTAAAACTAGAGACCTTAAATGCTAAACAAATTAAGAGTTTATTTGAAAACGGTCGTTTACCTGAGGATGACGAAAGTCAACAAAGCGGTCATGAAAATGAACCGATTTCTTATGAAGAAGCCAAAGAGAACTTGAAGAAATCTCAAATTGAACGTCAAAAGAAGGTTCAAGAAGAGGTCGATGATTCCAAGGAAGAGACCATTAGCTCTCCAGAGGAAGACCGTCATGAGGATGATTCAAATGAAACTCAACATGATGATGCTTCTCCTCAAGAATCAAATGATGATGACCAAGAATAA
- the hpt gene encoding hypoxanthine phosphoribosyltransferase — MNQEISDILISTEEIQAINKRLGEEISKDYQDQDLLVVGILKGSFLFMADLIREINVPLEVDFMAVSSYGDGTESGGDVKILKDLEASVAGRHVLLVEDIVDTGYTLERLGELFKERQAASVKICAFLNKADRRQVKVEADYLGKEIPDAFVVGYGMDYAQKYRNLPYVGVLKSDQA; from the coding sequence ATGAACCAAGAGATTAGCGATATCTTAATCAGTACGGAGGAAATCCAAGCCATTAATAAGCGCTTAGGCGAGGAAATTTCCAAAGATTATCAAGACCAAGACCTGCTTGTGGTCGGCATCCTTAAGGGATCATTTTTATTTATGGCTGATTTAATCCGAGAAATTAATGTCCCTTTAGAAGTGGACTTTATGGCGGTTTCTAGCTACGGCGACGGCACCGAATCAGGTGGTGACGTTAAGATCCTCAAAGATTTAGAGGCTTCTGTGGCTGGCCGGCATGTCTTATTGGTAGAAGATATTGTCGATACAGGCTATACCTTGGAACGCCTAGGTGAACTCTTCAAAGAGCGCCAGGCTGCATCGGTAAAAATATGTGCATTTTTGAACAAGGCTGACCGCCGACAGGTAAAAGTTGAGGCTGATTACCTCGGCAAAGAAATTCCTGACGCCTTTGTGGTGGGATACGGCATGGACTATGCGCAAAAGTACCGTAATCTACCTTATGTAGGGGTTTTAAAGAGCGATCAGGCTTAA
- the tilS gene encoding tRNA lysidine(34) synthetase TilS: MLELSQLAQMIYQKLVAEDSDYLASHKPYALAVSGGVDSMALLRGFETLQATHGLNFFVIHINHRLRPESEAEQEMMVAYCQERDLDLKVSIWQHPDDLGGNVEAKARAFRYHAFGKILKDQASLRLVTAHHSDDQVETGLMRLVHGGHLASFRGMEVLSPLYTYPKAQILRPLLDIDKASLYELAREEGIPYQEDLTNWDRHFQRNRFRQDIIPYLEGESVNFKEHFRHFQTDLKALLDLVQPQLNQLLANLFDQEAGCFRIDLEVLGQYSQAEQVLLMEMLFQRFETPELLAFTRAGMEDLVAFLNQGAAQGQWALPGDYVLDKVYQAAFVRLKTNPASYYQVNQNLSERQVELGGPSVQLENFALSWTLAGQEKHQDTSQSFYLSQSLSDQALTIRHRQAGDYLKLPSGSQQKIRRFFINEKIPQADRQTAWLIVRGQSFVLGILSQKGQWLYRYPLNGEAAFSQIQRV; this comes from the coding sequence ATGTTAGAGCTCAGTCAACTTGCCCAAATGATTTACCAAAAGTTAGTGGCAGAAGATAGCGACTATTTAGCTAGTCACAAACCTTATGCCTTGGCGGTTTCTGGTGGTGTGGATTCCATGGCCCTTTTAAGGGGTTTTGAGACACTGCAAGCGACTCATGGGCTAAATTTCTTTGTCATCCATATTAACCACCGCCTGCGCCCTGAATCTGAAGCTGAGCAGGAAATGATGGTGGCCTATTGCCAAGAACGCGACTTGGACCTCAAGGTAAGTATTTGGCAGCACCCGGACGATTTAGGCGGCAATGTTGAAGCCAAGGCCCGGGCCTTCCGCTACCATGCCTTTGGAAAAATTCTCAAAGACCAGGCCTCCTTGCGCCTGGTGACGGCCCACCATAGTGATGACCAGGTAGAGACCGGTTTAATGCGACTGGTCCATGGCGGACATTTGGCCAGTTTTAGGGGAATGGAGGTCCTTAGCCCGCTCTACACCTACCCTAAGGCCCAAATTCTCCGACCCCTTCTAGACATCGATAAAGCCAGCTTGTATGAACTGGCTAGAGAAGAAGGGATTCCCTACCAGGAAGACTTGACTAACTGGGATAGGCACTTCCAACGTAATCGTTTCCGCCAAGACATTATTCCTTATCTGGAGGGGGAATCTGTCAACTTCAAGGAACATTTCCGCCATTTTCAAACTGACCTCAAGGCCTTATTAGACCTGGTTCAACCCCAACTCAACCAGCTGCTGGCTAACTTATTTGACCAAGAAGCGGGCTGTTTTCGCATCGACTTGGAAGTCCTGGGTCAGTATTCTCAAGCGGAACAAGTCTTATTAATGGAAATGCTTTTTCAGCGCTTTGAGACACCAGAACTCTTGGCCTTCACTCGGGCAGGAATGGAGGATTTGGTCGCTTTTCTTAACCAGGGGGCTGCCCAAGGGCAATGGGCCTTGCCAGGAGACTATGTCCTGGATAAGGTCTACCAGGCCGCCTTTGTCCGCTTGAAAACCAACCCAGCTAGCTATTATCAAGTTAATCAGAATTTGTCAGAAAGACAAGTCGAATTGGGCGGGCCTTCTGTCCAACTAGAAAACTTCGCCCTAAGCTGGACTTTGGCTGGTCAAGAAAAGCATCAGGACACCAGCCAGAGCTTTTACCTGTCTCAATCCCTAAGTGACCAAGCTCTGACTATCCGCCACCGGCAAGCTGGCGACTATCTCAAACTCCCCTCAGGAAGCCAGCAAAAAATCCGCCGTTTCTTTATTAATGAGAAGATACCTCAAGCTGACCGTCAGACGGCCTGGCTGATAGTCCGAGGCCAGTCTTTTGTCCTTGGAATCTTAAGTCAAAAGGGGCAATGGCTCTACCGCTATCCTCTGAACGGGGAGGCGGCTTTTAGCCAAATTCAGCGAGTCTAA
- a CDS encoding S1 domain-containing RNA-binding protein has product MTVEVGEKVTGKVTGIVKFGVFVDLGDGTSGLVHISEISDSYIKDINDYLQKGDEVTAIVTKIQPDGKIALSMKDAKDHKQAEPKAQAKHGNSGPKPAKAHNSHKKFDRKPQAKTSDFDAMMNNFLKESDDRLTSLKRNTEGKRGGRGGRRG; this is encoded by the coding sequence ATGACCGTAGAAGTTGGGGAAAAAGTAACTGGTAAGGTTACAGGAATTGTTAAATTTGGTGTATTTGTCGATCTCGGTGATGGAACCAGTGGTTTAGTCCACATTTCTGAAATTTCCGATAGCTATATTAAAGATATCAATGATTATCTACAAAAAGGCGATGAAGTGACTGCGATTGTCACTAAAATTCAACCAGATGGAAAGATTGCCTTATCCATGAAGGACGCCAAGGATCACAAGCAAGCTGAGCCTAAAGCACAAGCTAAGCATGGTAATAGCGGTCCTAAGCCAGCTAAGGCTCATAATAGCCATAAGAAATTTGACCGTAAGCCACAAGCAAAAACCAGTGACTTTGACGCCATGATGAATAATTTCTTAAAGGAAAGTGATGATCGCTTAACTTCCTTGAAGCGTAATACCGAAGGCAAACGTGGTGGTCGCGGTGGCCGTCGCGGCTAA
- a CDS encoding FtsB family cell division protein, whose protein sequence is MGDQGKENKNKITSIARYAGKKEQEDTKKQKWHDLIMHSLLGFCLLGSLLCLFGVFHAQIKTRSLSEQTEQAKQQRQSEQEIVDSLKNQVTLLNNESYLASLARAQYYLSKEGEIIFSTPEDNDSMKAKSLNKAYLEAQNNQNKVNNEKN, encoded by the coding sequence ATGGGCGACCAAGGCAAGGAAAATAAGAATAAAATTACTTCCATTGCACGCTACGCTGGTAAGAAGGAGCAAGAAGACACTAAGAAACAGAAATGGCATGACTTAATCATGCACTCGCTCTTAGGCTTTTGTTTATTAGGCTCCCTATTATGTCTGTTTGGCGTCTTCCATGCCCAAATTAAGACCCGGTCCTTAAGCGAACAAACTGAGCAGGCTAAGCAACAAAGGCAGAGTGAACAAGAAATTGTTGACTCCCTAAAGAACCAAGTGACCTTATTAAATAATGAGTCTTATCTGGCGAGTTTAGCCCGGGCCCAATATTATCTCAGCAAAGAGGGCGAAATTATTTTCTCCACGCCTGAAGATAATGATTCCATGAAGGCAAAAAGTCTTAACAAGGCATACCTAGAAGCGCAAAATAATCAAAACAAAGTCAATAATGAAAAAAATTAG
- a CDS encoding RNA-binding S4 domain-containing protein, translating to MRIDKFLKVARIIKRRTVAKEACDQGRVAVNGRPAKSGTNLEVGDTVKIEFGNKWLTLRVDVLENSTKKEDASKMYTILDEEWKEKASEPEFF from the coding sequence ATGCGAATTGATAAATTTTTGAAAGTTGCTCGTATTATTAAGCGACGTACCGTGGCCAAAGAGGCCTGTGACCAAGGCCGGGTGGCTGTTAATGGGCGGCCGGCCAAGTCCGGGACCAACTTGGAAGTTGGTGATACCGTCAAGATCGAGTTTGGAAATAAGTGGCTGACTTTGAGAGTCGATGTCCTAGAAAATTCGACTAAAAAAGAAGACGCCAGCAAAATGTACACCATTCTCGATGAGGAGTGGAAGGAAAAAGCCAGCGAACCTGAATTTTTTTAA